A portion of the Candidatus Zixiibacteriota bacterium genome contains these proteins:
- a CDS encoding antibiotic biosynthesis monooxygenase, translated as MFVMMNRMSVPEEHRERFEEMFRTRARAVDRRPGFIRAEILKPRQGNEYIVMTHWESEQAFESWTKSQEYLEGHKRVGEFKGGDGRVALTSSIEKYEVFAT; from the coding sequence ATGTTTGTGATGATGAATAGGATGTCAGTTCCGGAAGAACACCGGGAGCGTTTTGAAGAGATGTTTCGCACCCGGGCGCGGGCGGTCGATCGCCGCCCGGGGTTTATCCGCGCTGAGATCCTCAAGCCGCGGCAGGGGAATGAATACATTGTCATGACTCACTGGGAATCGGAACAGGCATTCGAAAGTTGGACCAAGAGCCAGGAATATTTGGAAGGCCACAAGCGCGTGGGCGAGTTCAAGGGCGGTGACGGGCGGGTGGCGCTGACCTCGAGCATCGAAAAGTATGAAGTATTTGCCACCTGA